From the genome of Ovis aries strain OAR_USU_Benz2616 breed Rambouillet chromosome 5, ARS-UI_Ramb_v3.0, whole genome shotgun sequence:
TTTGGGACTCTCCTATTTCGAGTCTCTGTCGACCCCCACCCCATGTTGTTACTTCCCTTACAATGTATTGGTATTGTGAGTATCTTGTAAATAGGTACTGAGTCTCAGCTATACTTGTGGCTTACAGTGCAGCATCTGGCCCATGGTCAgtcacaaatacattttaaaatttgattttaaatatagTTATGAAAATATGAGCACTGATAATATTAATTGAAGCTATTGTCCATAAATTTGAGGGGGGAATTTATCAGTTAGTAAAGAGGAAATGGGCTCAGTGTTAGCAGAGTCTGACAAAAGTATGCTTGCTGCCCCTTGAATTACTTTATTTCTGATtatatctctctctctatatatatatatttaaaagatttattcaCTTAACTCACTTGACCATATTAGAGGCTACTGAAGCAAAAGTTATAACTTCCATTCCTTTACAGCCAAATGTCTttgtttaagggcttccctggtagctcagtggtagagaatctgccagcattgcaggagccacaggagatgtgggttcgatccctgggtctggaagatcccctggaggagggcatggcaacccactccagtattcttgcctggagaaccccatggacaaggaAGCATGGTCAGctttatagggtcacaaagagtcggacacgactgaagtgacttagcatgcacgcatgcatctTTACTTAATGTCTTGCCCTGAAATTCCCAGTAATCAGCTGGAAATACAGTCCATTTAAATAGTGTGGgtagcaaaataaaaagctttcttaCTGTGGGGATAAAATAAGATGAACCTTTTCTGTAtggataatagaaaatatattaaaataggtTTATCAAGCCAAAGGTGATGGAGAGAAACAATGAGAGCTCTGGAGGAGATTTCATTTTGCTTGGGTTCTCTGACCGGCCGAAGCTGGAGATGGTCCTGTTTTTTGTCAACATGATCTTTTACTTTCTGTCTGTTGCTGGCAACTCCACGATCATCTTTCTCTCCCTGGTGGACCCTCAACTGCATACCCCTATGTACTTCTTTCTCAGCAACCTGTCTCTCCTGGATCTCTGCTACACAACCAGCAGCATTCCCCAGATGTTGGTCAACCTCTGGGGCCCATACAAAACCATCACCTATGTGGGCTGTGTCATCCAGCTCTTTGCCTTCCTCTCTGTGGGGGGCATTGAGTGCATTCTACTCTCtgtcatggcctatgaccgctttgCGGCTGTGTGCAAGCCGCTTCAGTACACGACCATCATGCACCCGCAGCTGTGCCTACAGCTGGCAGCCTTCGCATGGCTTAGTGGGATTGCCAACTCCATCTTGATGTCCCCACTGACGATGTCCCTGGGGAGGTGTGGTCACCGCCGCATCAACCACTTTGTGTGTGAGATGCCTGCTATCATTCGAATCTCCTGTGTGGACACCAGTCGGGTTGAGGGCTTGGCTTTCTTCCTGGCCATTCCCATCGTTCTTGTGCCTCTCACAATGATACTTGTCTCCTACGGTTATATTGCAGCTGCGGTGCTGCGGATCCAGTCTGCAGCAGGGAGGCAAAAGGCCTTTAATACCTGCTCCTCCCACATGGTTGTGGTATCTCTTTTCTACAGCAGCATTATCTACATGTATATGCAACCTGGGAATATAGCGAGCCAGGACCAGGGCAAGTTTCTCACCCTCTTCTACTGCCTAGTGACCCCCACTCTGAATCCCTTCATCTACACGCTGAGAAACAAGGATGTGAAGTGGGCCATGCGGAAGGTTCTTGGGAAAGACCGCAGCCCATTGGATGCAGGAGGGCACTGATGTAGGCAGGCAGTACTCATCCTGAGGTTCTTTCATCCATGAAAACTGCTCTGTTTCAGCACAATAACAATGCACAATTCCTTGTATAATGCTGAAATGTTATAAAGCAGGGTCTTCTCTCTTTCAGGGGCCTTTTACTCAATAACTTGTTTCCTTGCTTGCAGATGTACAGACCCTCTATTTTCTGCAAAATGACAGAGTTATTATAGTTACAAAAGATAACATGCCAGCTAATCACAAAGGATAATGTACTACTCAGTGGAGTTTTACAGGGAGGTAATTATTTCTTTGCAGCTAACTTGTGACTCTGATTCCAGAGATTTGTAATGTCAATTTCAGGTCAGATACACAGAAAAGGAGGCATCGTGTCAGAACAATAAGTGTGTGgacatatatgtttgtgtgtgtgtgtatgtgagagaaaATGACCAttattttgtgtttgttgttgttcagtcaccaagtcatgtgtttctttgagaccccatggattgtagcacaccaggcttccctgtccttccccatctcttggagtttgctcagactcatgtccattgaatcggtgatgtcatccaaccatctcatatcctgtcatccctttcttttcctttttttagggGTACACTTGTTCTATTTAGGGGTACACTTGTTCTATTTCATATACCCTTTAGTTCTGAATTTTCCAGACCCCCATGGATATGATACTATTGATTCTTCAGGCCATTGCTTGCCTTCTTCTGTCCTGTGTAAGCAATTTGTAGCTGCTTCAGTTAGagcaatatttcttttaattttaagtcaTATGTCCCTTACTGATCATGAAATCAATTCAATGAATTTTAACAAGCATTTAAAAGTGAGTTAACATAAAATAGattagaaaatttcagaggatCACACAGAGTAAGGTGAATCaattgtgtgagtgtgtatgtctGTTAAATATGTGTCTTACTGTGAACCATggacaaaaaagtctgaaagccACCTCCTTAAAGAGTCTCTATTGGAAAAAGCTCCTAAGCAAGCTGTATgtctcccctggagaaagcattAGGGATACAAGTTTCAATAATTCAAAAACAGAGGGTCATTGAAGAAGAATAGTGGTGTGGTAACACATGGACAGGAAGAGTctgggaaacaagggaaacacaCTGCTTGATATAAAAGAGTTTTCCAGgacaaatgatgatgatgatgatgacaatgcTGACAATGAAActaattattatgaaaatagagCTGTGTTTTGTCAGCTCATGCATTGTCACTTTTGACATTTCTGAAGTAAAAATGATTCAAGATTTAATGGCAAGTCATAGTTAGCCTCACATTGTTTTTTCTTAGACTTGACAGTGTAAAGTGAAAATAAGAAACTTTGAATaagttttaaagtaattaaatgtCAACTATTTCCAGGAACTAGTTAGTCTTTATGATGGTTAACTTGTGTTAACAAGTGTCCACTTGACTAGGTCATAGTACCTAAAATAGAATAGGTCTTATCTGATCACTTGAAGGTCTTAGAAAGAGGTcaccagaggaagaggaagagggaatTCTGCTTCCAAACTGCCTTTGCACTCTAGTTACAACATCACCTCTTTCCTGGGTTTTCAGCTAGCTCTATAGATTTCAAACTTGCCAGCCGCCTATACCCCATAAGCCAAttcctaaatttctctttcttatgtaGATATataatctctctgtctctctcaccccCTCTCTAAATATCTGTCTATCTAAAGATCTACAAATCTCCCTACCTCTACATATCCTACTGGCTCTCTTTCTCTGAGAATCCTGACTAATACAGTCTCTATCAGTACTTTCCAAAAATCTTATATAAAATTAAGTATGTCTCAATTAACCTTTGCATAAGCTTTATCTAACTTTTAAACCCTAAATTCTTTAGGTTTATACtcaatttcttgtttttcccacATATTCAAATAGTTGTTTCCTcagacaaaataaaatttgtctttttttttttttgctcagattTTCTCTTTGAATTGTCAGAAGTTAACTGGGTattgcagaaaataaagaggacaaGTGAGCCTACATCTAaagtactatttttattttttgatttctccaAGTAAAAGGAAGtttgtttcaatttttctttttttatgtcccTTATAAAGTCTCTGAATCTTTTTCACTGTTTTGTCTAATGTTTTGATACATTTATACTTGTATCTCCCAGGCTTTGTATACCATCTCTTGGTAGCTTTTGGTACATCAAATGCATTTAGTGTGGGCCTGTATaaacaacagggcttccctgatagctcagttggtaaagaatccacctgcaatgcaggagactctggttcaaatcctggcttgggaagatccgctggagaagtgataggctacccgctccagtattcttgggcttccttagtggctcaactggcaaagaacccgcctgcaatgcaggagacctgggtggatccctgggttgggaaggtcctctggagaagggaaaggctacccacttcagtattctggcctggagaattccatggatgtcCATGGGGTAGCCAAGAGTTGACACCACTGatcgactttcactcactcacttcactttatataaaCAACAGTCTTAGAACAAGATTTTAtgctatattaaaataaatcatatagAATAGTAATTAATCATTCAAAATGatatttgctcattttttctgaaagaaaacagcCTGATAAGCACTTCTAAtgtacccattaaaaaaaaaataaatcaagtgtTAAGTATATCAAGATCGATAAAAGTCAATTAGGATAAGATTGCAagcattttcaattatttatgaaaactataatttgatttttagtGAACACATCTTTCTCTAATATATATTCTAGCAAATGCAGCTTCACAAagctagcaaacagaatccaccTATAGGAGAGTAATATTAAAACCTCTGTATTTTACCAAAATGTACTTAAAGGTTTTTAAGTAATTATATGTAGACAGAAATTGTTCTTCATTATG
Proteins encoded in this window:
- the LOC101113757 gene encoding putative olfactory receptor 2W6 — encoded protein: MERNNESSGGDFILLGFSDRPKLEMVLFFVNMIFYFLSVAGNSTIIFLSLVDPQLHTPMYFFLSNLSLLDLCYTTSSIPQMLVNLWGPYKTITYVGCVIQLFAFLSVGGIECILLSVMAYDRFAAVCKPLQYTTIMHPQLCLQLAAFAWLSGIANSILMSPLTMSLGRCGHRRINHFVCEMPAIIRISCVDTSRVEGLAFFLAIPIVLVPLTMILVSYGYIAAAVLRIQSAAGRQKAFNTCSSHMVVVSLFYSSIIYMYMQPGNIASQDQGKFLTLFYCLVTPTLNPFIYTLRNKDVKWAMRKVLGKDRSPLDAGGH